A window from Granulicella tundricola MP5ACTX9 encodes these proteins:
- a CDS encoding ArdC family protein: MSNIATMPTNPKPQTSKEVIAANVQLLIEQLEAGHSEGLTAYLSAMGKFHNYSFGNILEIARQKPDATRVAGLYAWNQLGRKVMKGQKGIRILAPMIGGRKKKDTEANSSKDAAAIDKPVLVGFRAVYVFDVSQTEGAELPDLNERVKGEVGDYRERLVDFIIAQGIQLEFKESIAPALGMSYGGKIAILPGQAPAEEFNTLVHEVAHELEHKAERRTATTKTVRETEAEAIAFVVSQTIGLNAGNAAADYIHLYDGNATLLTESLEVIQRISSFILSAIQPLAVKAEEETTDTVAIAEVA; encoded by the coding sequence ATGAGCAACATCGCCACCATGCCCACCAACCCCAAGCCCCAGACCTCTAAAGAAGTCATCGCCGCCAACGTCCAGCTCCTTATCGAGCAGCTAGAAGCAGGACACAGTGAAGGGCTTACCGCCTACCTCTCGGCCATGGGCAAATTCCACAACTATTCATTTGGCAACATCCTTGAGATCGCACGGCAGAAGCCAGACGCAACCCGCGTTGCAGGGCTGTATGCGTGGAACCAGCTGGGACGCAAGGTGATGAAGGGACAGAAGGGCATCCGCATTTTGGCCCCGATGATCGGCGGCCGCAAGAAGAAGGACACCGAAGCCAACAGCAGTAAAGACGCGGCAGCAATTGACAAGCCCGTCCTGGTCGGCTTTCGAGCCGTCTATGTCTTCGATGTAAGCCAGACCGAAGGCGCAGAGCTTCCCGACCTGAACGAGCGGGTCAAGGGTGAGGTTGGCGACTACCGCGAGCGTTTGGTCGACTTCATCATCGCCCAGGGCATTCAGCTTGAGTTCAAGGAATCAATTGCACCCGCGTTAGGGATGAGCTACGGCGGCAAGATCGCCATTCTTCCCGGACAGGCACCAGCCGAAGAGTTCAATACGCTTGTCCACGAGGTCGCGCATGAACTCGAACATAAGGCCGAGAGACGCACCGCCACCACGAAGACAGTACGCGAAACTGAGGCCGAGGCGATCGCCTTTGTTGTTAGCCAGACAATCGGCCTAAACGCGGGTAATGCCGCCGCTGACTACATTCACCTTTATGACGGCAATGCCACACTCCTCACCGAAAGCCTTGAAGTCATCCAGCGAATCTCATCCTTCATCCTCTCTGCGATTCAGCCGCTCGCAGTGAAGGCGGAAGAAGAGACTACCGACACAGTCGCAATTGCGGAGGTGGCGTAA
- a CDS encoding DUF6908 domain-containing protein: MQTILRIIERAGGWNPGLFIKIENAPYMALVLEAIEAGPSGLPTISVTHYGEQNGDLMRDPEMCFELRDGELDPWYYRNDYVGVEQWSRNNVRGQYIQLANLHAQHQRFAKVWDNSLSCQGFAEAYEQQLTQPA; encoded by the coding sequence ATGCAAACCATTCTTCGCATCATTGAAAGGGCTGGAGGCTGGAATCCCGGCCTCTTCATCAAGATCGAAAACGCTCCTTACATGGCACTTGTACTTGAAGCCATCGAAGCAGGACCATCCGGCCTTCCGACCATCTCTGTTACCCACTATGGCGAGCAGAACGGCGACCTCATGCGCGACCCGGAGATGTGTTTCGAGCTTCGAGATGGAGAGCTAGACCCTTGGTACTATCGCAACGACTATGTAGGCGTAGAGCAATGGAGCCGGAACAACGTACGCGGCCAATACATTCAGCTTGCCAACCTGCACGCCCAACATCAGCGATTCGCGAAGGTTTGGGACAACAGCCTTAGCTGCCAGGGCTTCGCCGAAGCCTACGAACAGCAGTTGACCCAACCCGCATAA
- a CDS encoding alpha-keto acid decarboxylase family protein produces MQTVGTYLATRLVEIGLKHHFAVAGDYNLVLLDQLLLNKDLQQVYCSNELNCGFSAEGYARACGAAAAVVTFSVGALSAFDAIGGAYAENLPVILISGSPNSNDAADRHLLHHTLGTHDFSYQLEMAKKITCAAVSITSAADAPSLIDHAIRTALREKKPAYIEIACNIAAQPCAEPGPISAVIGSEASDPATLEAAVKAALLFINEKKKPVILIGSKIRSAGAEKEAIALAEALGCSVAVMAAAKGFFPEEHPQFVGIYWGEVSSGCARELVDWSDGVVAIGAVFNDYSTVGWTALPSGPALMTADTNHISFDGHDFSSIQLRDFLQALTRKVSKQDGTMAEYRRLVKKATPEVAADPTAKLMRAEMMRQIRPLVTSTTTVFAETGDSWFNGTQLKLPLGARFEVEMQWGHIGWSIPSSFGYAVGLPDRRTLVLVGDGSFQLTAQEVAQMIRRKLPVIIILINNYGYTIEVEIHDGPYNNVKNWDYAGLMKVFNAQDGRGLGCTATNGAELAIAIKAAEANLDGPTLIECIIDRDDCTAELISWGHLVAAANARPPRIL; encoded by the coding sequence TTGCAAACAGTTGGAACCTACCTCGCTACTCGCCTTGTTGAGATTGGATTAAAGCACCACTTCGCGGTTGCTGGCGATTACAACCTTGTGCTACTCGACCAACTCCTCCTGAATAAGGATCTGCAACAGGTTTACTGCTCGAACGAGCTGAACTGCGGTTTCAGTGCCGAAGGTTATGCAAGGGCTTGCGGTGCCGCTGCTGCGGTAGTGACCTTTAGCGTCGGTGCCCTGTCCGCCTTTGACGCGATTGGCGGAGCCTACGCGGAGAACCTTCCGGTCATTCTCATCTCCGGCTCGCCCAACAGCAACGATGCGGCGGACCGGCATTTGCTTCATCACACCCTCGGAACACATGACTTCTCTTACCAACTCGAGATGGCAAAGAAAATCACGTGTGCTGCAGTTTCCATCACGTCGGCAGCTGACGCGCCGAGCCTGATTGACCACGCGATTCGTACCGCTCTCCGCGAGAAAAAGCCCGCTTATATTGAGATCGCGTGCAATATCGCGGCCCAGCCTTGCGCCGAGCCCGGACCCATCAGTGCGGTGATCGGCTCCGAGGCAAGCGATCCTGCCACTCTCGAAGCTGCAGTAAAGGCGGCACTTCTGTTTATCAACGAGAAGAAGAAGCCTGTCATCCTGATCGGAAGCAAGATCAGGTCTGCCGGGGCGGAGAAGGAGGCGATCGCGCTTGCCGAAGCACTCGGATGCAGTGTGGCGGTGATGGCGGCTGCAAAGGGATTTTTCCCAGAAGAGCACCCGCAATTCGTGGGTATTTATTGGGGTGAAGTCAGCTCTGGCTGCGCTCGTGAACTGGTCGACTGGTCCGATGGCGTCGTTGCGATCGGGGCTGTCTTCAACGATTACTCGACCGTGGGCTGGACTGCGCTCCCATCCGGGCCAGCCTTGATGACAGCGGATACAAACCACATCTCTTTTGATGGTCACGACTTCAGCTCCATTCAACTGCGCGACTTCCTTCAGGCTCTTACACGTAAAGTAAGCAAGCAGGACGGTACGATGGCCGAGTACCGGCGACTGGTGAAGAAAGCGACGCCGGAGGTCGCGGCAGATCCCACCGCAAAGCTGATGCGCGCCGAGATGATGCGCCAGATTCGACCCCTGGTCACTTCAACGACCACGGTCTTCGCAGAGACGGGCGACTCGTGGTTCAACGGCACACAACTCAAACTTCCGCTCGGTGCCCGCTTTGAGGTGGAGATGCAGTGGGGGCACATCGGCTGGTCAATCCCATCTTCCTTTGGATACGCGGTCGGTTTACCAGATCGACGCACCCTTGTACTCGTTGGTGATGGGTCCTTCCAGCTTACGGCCCAGGAGGTAGCCCAAATGATCCGGCGCAAGCTGCCCGTCATCATCATCCTTATTAATAATTACGGCTACACTATCGAGGTCGAAATTCACGACGGCCCGTATAACAACGTCAAGAACTGGGATTACGCTGGGCTGATGAAGGTCTTCAACGCGCAGGACGGGCGTGGCCTCGGGTGCACCGCCACGAATGGTGCGGAGCTTGCAATTGCGATCAAGGCGGCAGAAGCGAATCTGGATGGACCTACTCTGATCGAATGCATTATTGATCGCGATGACTGCACCGCGGAGCTCATCTCATGGGGTCACCTCGTCGCGGCAGCCAACGCCCGTCCCCCAAGGATCCTATGA
- a CDS encoding 2-hydroxyacid dehydrogenase has product MKIAFIHQKDQFSEKLLEGLRAKFSDREVLSWIEGEEPPTRDLEILVAMGPVTREDLNSQPKLGFIQTATAGYENVDLEAAGELGIWVSSAPSGMTGNAESVAEFAILLLLAASRRLGTFLKSEEDRALHPTQIHPALSGKTVCIVGLGAIGERIVERLRAFGVKIVATDEHPENAPHGVTAYSPNQLKKAIADADYVVLGIPASKANEDLINSDMLHAMKRGAILVNIARGALVDEQALIEAVKEGQIAAAGLDVVKNEPLALSNPLLQFPQLVVTPHIAGFTDIMLHGTIDYVGQVIEDVTANKRPNSVVNLPKAPRRPLQE; this is encoded by the coding sequence ATGAAGATCGCATTCATTCACCAAAAAGATCAGTTTTCCGAGAAACTCCTCGAGGGCCTACGCGCAAAGTTTTCGGACCGCGAAGTGCTCTCTTGGATCGAAGGAGAAGAGCCTCCGACCCGAGATTTGGAGATACTTGTGGCTATGGGGCCCGTTACGAGGGAGGATCTGAATTCGCAGCCAAAGCTTGGATTTATTCAGACGGCCACAGCAGGATATGAGAATGTCGACCTTGAGGCGGCAGGCGAGCTCGGCATCTGGGTATCTTCCGCACCATCAGGGATGACTGGGAACGCCGAGTCGGTTGCTGAGTTTGCCATACTACTTCTGCTCGCCGCATCGAGGCGTCTCGGTACCTTTCTCAAGTCTGAGGAAGATCGTGCCCTGCATCCCACGCAAATCCACCCCGCGTTGAGCGGCAAGACCGTATGCATCGTTGGGTTGGGCGCAATCGGCGAAAGGATCGTCGAGCGGCTAAGAGCATTCGGCGTGAAGATCGTGGCGACCGACGAACATCCCGAGAACGCACCTCACGGTGTGACGGCGTACTCTCCTAATCAATTGAAGAAGGCGATCGCCGATGCGGATTATGTCGTGCTGGGCATCCCTGCCAGCAAGGCAAACGAAGACCTAATCAATTCGGATATGCTTCATGCCATGAAGCGTGGAGCGATCCTCGTTAATATCGCTCGCGGCGCGCTCGTCGACGAACAGGCGCTGATTGAAGCAGTAAAAGAAGGCCAGATAGCGGCGGCAGGTCTGGACGTAGTGAAGAACGAACCACTCGCTTTATCCAATCCGTTGCTCCAGTTCCCCCAGCTTGTTGTCACTCCTCACATTGCAGGCTTTACGGACATCATGCTGCACGGAACGATCGATTATGTCGGCCAAGTCATCGAAGACGTCACAGCTAACAAGAGGCCGAACTCAGTAGTGAATCTTCCGAAGGCACCGAGACGACCTTTGCAGGAATAG
- a CDS encoding redoxin domain-containing protein, translating to MPILPAGTIAPEFSLHVTPDQKLSLSELRGKPVVVAFYPADWSPVCGDELSVFNEILPELLKYNAELVAISVDGAWCHDAFAKHKHLHFPLLSDFEPKGETARAYGAYRENDGVCERALFVLDKNGKITWSYCSPVAVSPGADGILSALEALPK from the coding sequence ATGCCGATTCTGCCAGCGGGCACAATAGCACCGGAGTTCAGTCTTCACGTCACACCCGACCAAAAACTATCGCTGAGCGAATTGCGCGGAAAGCCAGTCGTTGTCGCCTTTTACCCTGCAGACTGGAGCCCCGTCTGCGGTGATGAGCTCAGTGTATTCAACGAAATCTTGCCCGAGCTGCTTAAGTACAACGCGGAGCTCGTTGCCATCTCGGTTGACGGTGCATGGTGTCATGACGCATTCGCAAAGCATAAGCATCTACATTTCCCGTTGCTCTCTGATTTCGAACCAAAGGGCGAAACGGCTCGCGCTTACGGGGCTTATCGCGAGAACGACGGAGTCTGCGAACGCGCGCTCTTCGTTTTAGACAAGAATGGCAAGATCACTTGGAGCTATTGCTCTCCGGTAGCCGTAAGCCCAGGGGCAGATGGCATTCTGAGTGCTCTTGAAGCGCTACCGAAGTAG
- a CDS encoding zinc-binding alcohol dehydrogenase family protein — protein sequence MKAAVYDSKLSSPDRLVEIMEVPRPTPVAGHLLLRVLACGVCRTDLHIVEGDLPALLPRIIPGHQIVGEVVDVGTVRLPLGTRVGVSWIGGTDGNCWFCRNQMENLCDHPVFTGYSVNGGYAEFVLVREDFVFPLPGPLDGAQIAPLLCAGIIGFRSLRIAGVLPGERVGLFGFGSSAALAIRILQFWKCEVYVVTRGKAHRDSATALGATWVGAEDAGPPVQLDRAITFAPSGKVVIDALRCLRKGGVLAVNAIHLDQMPAFDYDKLLWGERQIRSVANMTRDDARDFLELAQQLQFQPRVTIFSLVDAHKALAAVKNEDESGSIVIVP from the coding sequence TTGAAAGCCGCTGTCTACGATTCAAAGCTTTCCAGTCCTGATCGACTGGTCGAGATAATGGAAGTCCCGCGCCCGACGCCTGTGGCCGGGCACCTCCTCCTCCGGGTACTTGCCTGCGGTGTCTGCCGTACCGATCTGCACATCGTGGAAGGAGATCTGCCAGCCCTGTTACCCAGGATCATTCCGGGGCACCAGATAGTGGGAGAGGTTGTTGATGTTGGCACTGTCCGACTACCACTTGGAACGCGGGTAGGGGTCTCATGGATCGGTGGCACGGATGGTAATTGCTGGTTCTGCCGGAACCAAATGGAAAATCTCTGCGACCATCCCGTGTTCACTGGATACTCGGTGAATGGCGGGTATGCGGAGTTCGTGCTTGTACGCGAAGACTTCGTGTTTCCACTGCCAGGCCCGTTGGACGGTGCTCAGATCGCTCCCCTCCTTTGCGCGGGCATCATCGGTTTCCGGAGCCTGCGTATTGCCGGAGTCTTGCCTGGGGAGAGGGTGGGCCTGTTCGGGTTTGGTAGTTCTGCGGCGTTGGCTATTCGCATCTTGCAGTTCTGGAAGTGTGAGGTCTATGTCGTGACCCGCGGCAAGGCTCATCGCGACTCTGCCACAGCTCTCGGTGCAACCTGGGTGGGGGCTGAAGATGCTGGTCCGCCCGTCCAGCTCGATCGAGCCATCACGTTCGCTCCCAGCGGCAAGGTAGTGATCGATGCTCTTCGTTGCCTTCGCAAGGGCGGAGTTTTGGCAGTGAACGCGATTCATCTGGACCAGATGCCCGCGTTCGACTATGACAAGTTGCTCTGGGGAGAAAGGCAGATCCGCAGCGTGGCGAACATGACTCGCGACGATGCGCGGGATTTCCTGGAGTTGGCGCAGCAACTCCAGTTCCAACCTCGGGTAACGATCTTTTCACTCGTCGATGCTCACAAGGCTCTCGCCGCTGTAAAGAATGAAGACGAATCAGGTTCGATCGTGATTGTGCCCTAG
- a CDS encoding outer membrane beta-barrel protein, translating to MALSFAFCLGGLCLNRQAHAQDSSQTTEFKAKPGEGQAAATLSGRADSGPDLRPFLGGIYPEDLAPLLSVKLPVIVFAHAHRIRAYGWVDGGITTVSHASGLVIEAPTANRFSNQLMLNGAWLIIDRSTTQKLSLGFRTDFYVGSDAALLRPLDNFGPGSARWGTDFRQAYLLLHTPFLFKRGIDWAGGRINNPTGYETLMSPYRPLYSESYYWIHYEVGSTALQATLHPAARLDLVLGVVMGYNTAFELRGRAPDYIARAIYRPSGRKERQWLATVYSGPEPASAIKGHIGSWQTLSELQAREVWTPRISQVLQVHYMADTSDPANGRHTSSTQGAFAITSFKFSDKAYLNTRVEWFSDPHGVRVATPGTYSEATVGLNLHPRTYITFRPELRGDFAGQQSFGSTDAQARRHNQLSAAFELTFKAHLF from the coding sequence ATGGCACTCTCCTTCGCGTTCTGCCTCGGCGGCTTGTGCCTCAATCGGCAAGCCCATGCACAGGACAGCAGTCAGACGACGGAGTTTAAGGCAAAGCCTGGCGAGGGTCAGGCAGCCGCGACCTTGTCGGGCCGGGCGGATTCTGGACCTGACCTGCGGCCATTCCTTGGCGGAATCTACCCGGAAGATCTGGCTCCCCTGCTTTCGGTCAAGCTTCCCGTCATCGTCTTCGCGCACGCTCACCGTATTCGAGCCTACGGTTGGGTTGACGGAGGTATCACCACCGTCTCGCATGCCAGCGGCCTAGTCATCGAAGCACCAACCGCAAATCGATTCAGCAACCAGCTCATGTTGAACGGGGCTTGGCTCATCATCGACCGCTCGACGACGCAGAAGCTCTCACTTGGCTTTCGCACAGACTTCTATGTCGGCTCCGATGCGGCACTGCTTCGCCCGCTGGATAACTTCGGGCCCGGCAGCGCTCGGTGGGGTACCGACTTCCGGCAAGCTTACCTGCTGCTTCACACGCCGTTTCTCTTCAAGCGCGGCATCGACTGGGCCGGTGGAAGGATCAACAATCCGACTGGATATGAGACGCTGATGTCGCCATACCGCCCTCTTTACTCCGAAAGCTACTACTGGATTCACTACGAGGTCGGCAGCACAGCGCTGCAGGCTACTCTGCATCCGGCGGCGCGCCTTGATCTCGTGCTCGGCGTCGTTATGGGCTACAACACTGCCTTCGAGTTGCGTGGTCGTGCGCCGGACTACATCGCACGCGCTATCTATCGGCCAAGTGGCCGCAAGGAACGGCAATGGCTGGCCACGGTCTATTCCGGGCCTGAGCCAGCATCGGCGATCAAAGGGCATATCGGCTCATGGCAGACCCTATCGGAGTTGCAAGCGCGTGAGGTGTGGACCCCCCGCATCTCACAGGTTCTGCAGGTTCATTACATGGCGGACACGAGCGATCCTGCTAACGGTCGGCACACCTCCTCGACCCAGGGTGCCTTTGCGATCACCTCGTTCAAGTTCAGCGACAAAGCTTATCTGAATACCCGGGTTGAGTGGTTCTCTGACCCTCATGGTGTGCGTGTCGCGACACCGGGAACTTATAGCGAAGCCACCGTCGGGTTGAATCTGCATCCTCGCACATACATTACTTTCAGGCCCGAGCTCCGGGGCGATTTCGCCGGGCAGCAATCTTTCGGCTCAACCGACGCTCAAGCGCGGAGACACAATCAACTGAGTGCTGCGTTCGAGCTGACATTCAAGGCTCACCTGTTTTAG
- a CDS encoding DsbA family protein gives MSKLTIPVSTQDHLQGDPHAACSLVEYGDYECPSCGEVQPIIQSLQRHFGNQMSFVFRNFPLREIHPWAEAAAEVAELAGSQGKFWEMHNLLFQHQEDLSEGGLQQLVSRMGLSEKKMQQASMNGMLRKKIEADLAGGIRSGVNGTPTFFLNGDRCDGPTDFNSLASLMDQVLVSNGD, from the coding sequence ATGAGCAAATTGACCATACCTGTAAGCACCCAAGACCATCTCCAAGGCGACCCACATGCAGCTTGCAGCCTGGTTGAATACGGCGACTATGAGTGCCCATCCTGTGGAGAAGTGCAGCCAATCATTCAGAGTCTTCAAAGACACTTCGGAAACCAAATGTCTTTCGTCTTCCGGAACTTTCCTTTACGAGAAATTCACCCCTGGGCTGAGGCGGCGGCAGAGGTGGCAGAACTCGCCGGTAGTCAGGGCAAGTTCTGGGAGATGCATAATCTCCTTTTCCAGCATCAAGAAGACTTGAGCGAAGGCGGACTTCAACAGTTAGTCAGTCGTATGGGATTGAGTGAGAAAAAAATGCAACAAGCAAGCATGAACGGCATGCTGCGAAAGAAGATTGAAGCTGATCTTGCCGGTGGGATTCGCAGCGGGGTCAACGGGACACCAACCTTCTTTCTCAACGGAGACCGGTGTGACGGCCCCACTGACTTCAACTCCTTGGCCTCGCTCATGGACCAGGTCCTCGTCTCAAACGGAGACTAG
- a CDS encoding NAD-dependent succinate-semialdehyde dehydrogenase: MAYQSVNPYTEKLEKEFASHTDKELDGIIAQAHAAFQNDWRSKTMEERKALMKKAAAILRAQRVDFAKLITLEMGKLFSEALGEVDLSADILDYYADNAASFLAPEKLAVDEGEAYIESDPIGVLFCVEPWNFPYYQLARVAGPNLMAGNTLVVKHAANVPQCALAFEKLFYDAGAPKGVYTNVFLSNEQSATAIADKRIKGVALTGSERAGSAVAAEAGKALKKNTMELGGSDAFLVLDDADMDTAIKWGVWGRMNNTGQCCVAAKRFILDEKIADVFLTRFQEELSKLIPGDPMDEKTTLGPLCTAGALDLVQKQIDTALSGGAKVLMGGKRLDRPGYFLEPTVLTDITPQNPVYYQEFFAPVALIFRVKNEHEAIRLANDSPYGLGGSVITTDIVRGKHIASQIETGMVFINQATWTAPNLPFGGIKNSGYGRELSDLGIGEFINKKLVRVA; the protein is encoded by the coding sequence ATGGCATATCAGTCCGTCAATCCCTACACCGAAAAGCTGGAAAAAGAGTTCGCATCCCATACCGATAAAGAGTTGGACGGCATCATAGCGCAGGCCCACGCCGCATTTCAAAACGACTGGCGCAGCAAGACGATGGAGGAAAGAAAAGCCCTCATGAAAAAAGCGGCGGCTATCCTGAGAGCACAGCGAGTCGATTTCGCCAAGCTGATTACCCTGGAGATGGGAAAGCTTTTCAGCGAAGCGTTAGGTGAAGTGGATCTTAGCGCCGATATCCTGGATTACTATGCCGACAATGCGGCCTCGTTTCTGGCGCCGGAAAAGCTTGCTGTCGACGAAGGTGAAGCCTACATCGAAAGCGATCCGATCGGCGTGCTCTTTTGCGTCGAGCCATGGAATTTTCCTTATTATCAGCTTGCACGAGTGGCCGGGCCAAATCTGATGGCTGGGAATACTCTGGTTGTGAAACACGCAGCCAACGTTCCTCAGTGCGCCCTGGCGTTTGAGAAGCTGTTCTACGATGCAGGAGCTCCCAAAGGCGTTTATACGAATGTGTTCCTCTCCAACGAGCAGTCTGCAACCGCCATTGCGGACAAGCGCATCAAGGGAGTCGCACTCACGGGAAGCGAGAGAGCCGGATCTGCAGTCGCTGCTGAAGCAGGAAAAGCGCTCAAGAAGAACACCATGGAATTGGGCGGAAGTGACGCTTTTCTCGTTCTGGACGATGCCGACATGGATACGGCGATCAAGTGGGGTGTCTGGGGACGCATGAACAACACAGGGCAATGCTGTGTCGCGGCAAAGCGCTTCATCCTCGACGAAAAGATTGCGGATGTCTTCCTAACCCGCTTTCAGGAGGAGCTAAGCAAACTGATTCCAGGTGATCCCATGGACGAGAAGACGACCCTTGGGCCACTATGCACGGCAGGCGCCCTTGACCTAGTCCAGAAGCAGATTGATACAGCCCTCAGCGGTGGCGCTAAGGTTCTCATGGGTGGTAAGCGACTGGACCGGCCGGGATATTTTCTTGAGCCTACTGTTCTCACCGATATCACGCCACAGAACCCCGTCTACTACCAGGAGTTCTTCGCACCCGTGGCTCTCATCTTCCGCGTAAAGAACGAGCACGAGGCGATCAGGTTAGCGAACGATTCCCCCTACGGGCTCGGCGGAAGCGTGATCACCACAGACATTGTGCGCGGCAAGCATATCGCCAGCCAGATCGAGACCGGTATGGTGTTCATCAATCAGGCCACCTGGACGGCACCCAATCTGCCGTTCGGCGGAATCAAGAACTCCGGCTACGGACGTGAGTTGTCGGATCTTGGCATCGGGGAATTCATCAACAAGAAACTCGTCCGTGTAGCTTGA
- a CDS encoding MFS transporter: protein MKPIYVLTWLLCAIFYFYQYAVRSAPGVMQSELTVAWGGNHIGGIISAYYVAYALMALVAGQLLDRYGAHRTIPYGIALVAVGCIIFAQGSEPAGAIGFVLQAIGAIFAFIGSSYVAARYLPARMLAIFVGFTQCLGMAGAAFGSKPVHMAIDPLGGFHMQWQRVWLIFAGLGFVLALATWLIMPREQGDSPEHHAPLSTQALLAPFKIVFGNPQSWLAGIIGGLLFVPTTIGALVWATSFLHNGEHMSMSSAASDASMVPIGWVIGCPLLGYISDKLGRRKPVLIGGGLLILASGLAAIYVPVGTLPRYSVALVMGIASGAAMIPFSMIKEANPAGVKGTAAGVMNFLVFLTTGLISPFISRLMLPSQDQPLSLEGFQHAFVPLVVGVVVAIILSFVIRETGLAQTKKILLAVPAVTA from the coding sequence TTGAAACCCATCTATGTTCTAACTTGGCTTCTCTGCGCCATCTTTTACTTTTACCAGTACGCTGTTCGATCCGCCCCGGGCGTCATGCAAAGCGAGTTAACCGTCGCGTGGGGTGGCAACCATATCGGGGGCATCATCTCCGCATACTATGTTGCCTATGCACTCATGGCACTTGTAGCCGGACAGTTACTTGATCGCTACGGAGCGCATCGCACCATCCCCTACGGTATCGCGCTGGTCGCGGTAGGCTGCATCATTTTTGCGCAGGGTAGCGAACCCGCCGGGGCGATCGGGTTCGTCCTGCAGGCGATCGGTGCGATTTTCGCTTTCATCGGCTCTTCCTATGTTGCCGCGAGATATCTACCCGCTCGTATGCTGGCTATCTTCGTAGGATTTACTCAATGTCTCGGCATGGCAGGAGCGGCGTTCGGTTCGAAACCTGTGCACATGGCCATCGATCCGCTCGGCGGCTTTCACATGCAGTGGCAGAGGGTCTGGCTCATCTTCGCGGGTTTGGGTTTCGTTCTGGCCCTGGCCACTTGGCTCATCATGCCGCGCGAACAGGGAGACAGCCCCGAGCATCATGCCCCCCTGTCAACGCAGGCTTTGCTTGCGCCGTTCAAGATCGTCTTCGGCAATCCACAAAGCTGGCTCGCCGGTATCATCGGCGGCCTCCTCTTCGTGCCAACCACGATTGGCGCGCTGGTGTGGGCGACTTCCTTTCTGCATAACGGCGAGCATATGTCGATGTCGTCAGCTGCAAGTGACGCTTCAATGGTTCCTATCGGGTGGGTCATCGGCTGCCCTTTGCTTGGCTATATCTCTGACAAGCTCGGTCGCCGCAAACCGGTACTTATCGGTGGTGGGCTTCTGATTCTCGCTTCGGGTCTGGCCGCGATCTATGTGCCCGTGGGAACGCTTCCTCGATACTCGGTGGCCCTCGTGATGGGTATCGCCTCGGGTGCCGCAATGATTCCGTTCTCGATGATCAAGGAGGCAAACCCCGCCGGAGTGAAGGGGACCGCGGCAGGAGTGATGAATTTTCTGGTCTTTCTAACCACTGGTCTTATCTCGCCTTTCATCTCGCGACTCATGCTCCCGTCGCAGGATCAGCCACTTAGCCTGGAGGGCTTCCAGCATGCCTTCGTGCCCCTCGTCGTCGGGGTCGTGGTCGCGATCATTCTCAGCTTCGTCATACGCGAGACTGGTCTTGCTCAAACTAAAAAGATTTTGTTGGCCGTGCCTGCGGTTACGGCTTAG
- a CDS encoding SpoIIAA family protein yields MIERLKESGGPAFGFKVIGELTTSDIAAICQQIDFAIDERRKPIGILADLTGMLGSGWGARWDEMRFLQRHTAHISRMAVVSDNRWEEVAEMIVVATAVLQAETLYFHSSEMIQAWRWAKMTKFDEREPVRIMYPGTGLFKDYTPEFTEL; encoded by the coding sequence ATGATCGAACGACTGAAAGAGAGCGGTGGACCCGCCTTCGGCTTCAAGGTTATCGGGGAACTCACAACTTCCGACATTGCAGCCATTTGCCAACAGATCGACTTCGCTATCGATGAACGCAGGAAGCCTATCGGCATCCTCGCGGACCTTACCGGAATGTTGGGATCCGGTTGGGGGGCTCGCTGGGACGAGATGCGCTTCCTTCAGCGGCATACGGCTCACATATCCCGCATGGCGGTGGTAAGTGATAACAGGTGGGAGGAAGTGGCGGAGATGATTGTTGTCGCCACCGCTGTGCTGCAGGCCGAGACGTTGTACTTCCATTCTTCAGAGATGATCCAGGCGTGGCGATGGGCGAAGATGACGAAGTTTGACGAGCGCGAACCCGTCCGCATTATGTACCCGGGTACAGGGCTCTTCAAAGACTACACTCCCGAATTCACGGAGCTATAG